One genomic window of Polyangiaceae bacterium includes the following:
- a CDS encoding SRPBCC domain-containing protein has protein sequence MFGAEFRRVEDREHLGQEVIVSVATRTYATDIEDLWQAITTKERLARWFAVVDGDFRLGGQYQITGNASGTITRCEPPRRLELTWEIMGGTSWVHVTLGQAGAHATLQLEHLATKAGIGEEHLKKFGPGAVGIGWDLWLHGLGLHMTDPEWSMSPAEGEAWLLSPEGKDFVRGSGAAWGVADEAAGEDPETAKAKTARTIAFYTGE, from the coding sequence ATGTTTGGAGCTGAATTTCGTCGTGTGGAGGATCGCGAGCACTTGGGGCAGGAAGTCATCGTGTCGGTTGCGACCCGCACCTACGCCACCGACATCGAGGATTTGTGGCAGGCGATCACCACCAAGGAGCGCCTCGCGCGCTGGTTTGCCGTGGTCGATGGCGACTTCAGGCTCGGCGGTCAGTACCAGATCACTGGCAACGCCAGCGGCACCATCACCCGCTGCGAGCCGCCGCGCCGCTTGGAGCTCACTTGGGAGATCATGGGCGGGACGAGCTGGGTGCACGTGACGCTCGGCCAAGCAGGCGCACACGCCACTTTGCAGCTCGAGCACTTGGCGACCAAGGCGGGGATTGGCGAAGAGCACCTGAAGAAGTTTGGACCTGGAGCGGTTGGCATCGGCTGGGATCTGTGGCTCCACGGACTCGGTCTCCACATGACCGATCCCGAATGGTCGATGAGCCCAGCGGAAGGCGAAGCCTGGTTGCTGTCTCCCGAAGGCAAAGACTTCGTGCGCGGTAGTGGCGCCGCGTGGGGCGTGGCAGATGAAGCAGCTGGAGAAGATCCGGAGACCGCCAAGGCCAAGACTGCGCGCACCATCGCGTTTTATACTGGCGAGTGA
- a CDS encoding RluA family pseudouridine synthase, with amino-acid sequence MLKKSECIRPAAAPPGALVRIFRVPPEWASKRLDTFLSAQLRNTSRTRARAIIEQSAYDPLGQRMKPSDRLKAESFVVLWRRPPDESDEPVPIPVLYEDEHLLVVDKPPLLTVHPTARHHRITVLSLLEAERPGQFLSLIHRLDRETSGILMLAKSSEADRAFKRRLEDRSRAETNQYGLTPDAGPSIGKTYLAITWGIPEAGLIDVPLEPDTDNSLRVKMRVATGGVGDGTPGMEARTLVELLETRQNYALIRCRLLTGRQHQIRIHLASQGFPVVGDKLYGPDERLLARAADGELTDEDLQKLELPRQALHAHSYALEHAMTGEQLELIAPLPQDLQEFWDEQLED; translated from the coding sequence ATGCTCAAGAAGTCGGAGTGCATCCGACCTGCCGCGGCGCCGCCGGGAGCGCTGGTGCGCATCTTTCGTGTGCCGCCGGAGTGGGCGAGCAAGCGCCTGGATACGTTCTTGTCCGCGCAGCTGCGCAACACCAGCCGTACGCGGGCGCGCGCCATCATCGAGCAAAGCGCGTACGACCCACTGGGGCAGCGCATGAAGCCGAGCGACCGCCTGAAGGCGGAGAGCTTCGTCGTGCTGTGGCGGCGGCCACCTGACGAATCCGATGAACCCGTGCCGATCCCGGTGCTCTACGAAGACGAGCACTTGCTGGTGGTGGACAAGCCGCCGCTGCTCACCGTGCACCCTACGGCGCGCCACCATCGCATCACGGTGCTGAGCCTGCTCGAAGCCGAGCGCCCTGGACAGTTCTTGAGCTTGATCCATCGGCTCGACCGCGAAACCTCGGGGATCTTGATGCTGGCCAAGAGCTCCGAGGCGGATCGTGCCTTCAAGCGACGCCTTGAAGACCGTTCTCGCGCGGAAACAAACCAGTACGGCCTCACCCCAGACGCCGGCCCCAGCATCGGTAAGACATACCTCGCGATCACCTGGGGGATCCCCGAGGCTGGCCTGATCGACGTGCCCCTGGAGCCAGACACCGACAACTCACTGCGGGTGAAGATGCGCGTGGCAACCGGCGGCGTGGGAGATGGCACCCCGGGCATGGAGGCGCGCACGCTGGTCGAGCTGCTCGAGACACGGCAGAACTACGCGCTGATCCGCTGTCGCCTGCTCACCGGGCGCCAACACCAGATCCGCATCCACCTGGCAAGCCAAGGCTTCCCCGTGGTGGGGGACAAGCTCTACGGGCCCGACGAGCGACTGCTGGCGCGTGCGGCGGATGGCGAGCTCACCGACGAAGACTTGCAGAAGCTCGAACTCCCGCGCCAAGCGCTGCACGCCCACAGCTACGCGCTGGAGCACGCGATGACGGGTGAACAGCTCGAGCTGATCGCGCCCCTACCCCAGGACCTGCAAGAGTTCTGGGACGAGCAGCTCGAAGACTGA
- a CDS encoding ParA family protein has product MTPAAKKPAPAPVKDSAPRILAVFNHKGGTGKTTTSVTIAAGLAERGAKVLLVDTDAQGNVGVSLGLPVERSLYHVLVMGLPVADAVKTVRPGLDVLPSNETLAAAELYLAGRKQRDRVLASRFEGVLDTYDYVVVDCSPSLSLMNQNALVLSDAVLCPVACDYLSLVGVRQVLRTIKHVNKLLNHPVQLWGILPTFFDGRARICHEALDTLREHFRERCLPPVRSAIKVKEAPAQGKTLFEYAPGSSAATDYLQIVERLLAETKLGATSDEVAPESSEQFSAQGSHRTTSDADIALPA; this is encoded by the coding sequence ATGACCCCGGCAGCGAAGAAGCCTGCTCCGGCGCCCGTCAAAGACTCTGCCCCGCGTATCCTCGCGGTGTTCAACCACAAGGGCGGAACCGGCAAGACCACCACCAGCGTCACCATCGCCGCGGGTCTCGCCGAGCGCGGCGCCAAGGTGCTCTTGGTGGACACGGACGCCCAAGGCAACGTGGGAGTTTCCCTGGGATTGCCAGTGGAGCGCTCGCTCTATCACGTGCTCGTGATGGGCCTGCCAGTGGCTGACGCCGTGAAGACGGTGCGCCCCGGCCTCGATGTGTTGCCCTCGAACGAGACTCTAGCCGCTGCGGAGCTCTACCTCGCAGGGCGCAAGCAGCGTGACCGCGTGCTGGCGTCGCGCTTCGAAGGTGTGCTCGACACCTACGACTACGTGGTCGTCGACTGCTCGCCGAGCCTCTCCTTGATGAACCAGAACGCCCTCGTGCTGAGCGACGCCGTGCTCTGCCCCGTCGCCTGCGATTACCTGTCGCTGGTCGGCGTGCGCCAGGTGTTGCGCACCATCAAGCACGTCAACAAGCTCTTGAATCATCCCGTGCAACTATGGGGGATCCTTCCAACTTTCTTTGATGGCCGTGCGCGCATCTGCCACGAGGCGCTGGACACCCTGCGGGAGCACTTCCGCGAGCGCTGCCTGCCGCCGGTGCGATCCGCGATCAAGGTCAAGGAAGCGCCTGCCCAAGGCAAGACGCTGTTCGAGTACGCGCCGGGGTCGAGCGCGGCGACCGACTACCTACAAATCGTCGAGCGTTTGCTCGCGGAAACAAAGCTTGGTGCGACCTCCGACGAGGTGGCGCCCGAGAGCAGTGAGCAGTTCTCTGCCCAGGGCTCTCATCGAACCACTTCTGACGCGGATATCGCGTTGCCAGCATGA
- a CDS encoding membrane dipeptidase, with protein sequence MTRLAFTDHRRDPGGWANQLHISKEAIELYLDSDVLDLHVDSFIWDRVFGYDLTKRHGLGLFKGAFYSQVDFPRMLEAQLTGAIWVITTNPTRSAKSRERAFVKNIQRLQAWFAKVPEQFQLVKNIREYREARAAGKHAAFVGIQGGNALDYKPDSLDLIPKDLVLRITLVHLSSSTLGVTSSPLKAGGDTGLTHAGAEYVRRLNEKRIFVDLAHISRKGFFDAVEVHDKSQPLIVTHTGIDAVHQHWRNLTDPQLKAIADTGGTIGIMYQSSFLDGSTFGCKASAIVDHLAHICDCVGEDFASLGSDWDGAITPPSDMKSCLELPKLVQLMLDRGWSDTRIKKILGGNFLRTVASLRPE encoded by the coding sequence ATGACGCGACTCGCCTTCACCGACCACCGCCGTGATCCCGGCGGCTGGGCGAACCAGCTCCACATCAGCAAAGAAGCCATCGAGCTCTACCTCGACTCCGACGTGCTCGACCTGCACGTCGATAGCTTCATTTGGGATCGCGTCTTTGGCTACGACCTGACCAAGCGCCACGGCCTCGGTCTGTTCAAGGGCGCCTTCTACAGCCAGGTCGACTTCCCTCGCATGCTCGAGGCGCAGCTCACCGGCGCCATCTGGGTGATCACCACGAACCCAACCCGCAGCGCCAAGAGCCGCGAGCGCGCGTTCGTGAAGAACATCCAGCGGTTGCAGGCCTGGTTCGCCAAGGTGCCGGAGCAGTTTCAGCTGGTGAAAAACATCCGCGAGTACCGCGAAGCACGTGCCGCGGGGAAACATGCGGCGTTTGTCGGTATCCAGGGTGGTAACGCCCTCGACTACAAGCCAGACAGCCTGGACCTGATCCCGAAGGATCTGGTCTTACGCATCACCCTGGTACACCTCTCTTCGTCGACCCTGGGGGTCACTTCCTCGCCGCTCAAGGCGGGCGGCGACACCGGACTCACCCACGCTGGCGCGGAGTACGTGCGGCGCCTGAACGAGAAGCGCATCTTCGTCGACCTGGCGCACATCAGCCGCAAGGGCTTCTTTGACGCGGTCGAAGTGCACGACAAGTCCCAACCGCTGATCGTCACCCACACGGGCATCGACGCCGTGCACCAGCACTGGCGTAACCTGACGGATCCCCAGCTCAAGGCGATTGCAGACACCGGCGGCACCATCGGCATCATGTACCAGTCGTCGTTCCTCGACGGCTCGACGTTCGGCTGTAAGGCCAGCGCCATCGTCGACCACCTGGCGCACATCTGTGACTGCGTGGGTGAAGACTTCGCCTCCCTCGGCAGCGACTGGGACGGCGCCATCACCCCGCCAAGCGACATGAAGAGCTGCCTCGAGCTGCCAAAGCTGGTGCAGCTGATGCTCGACCGCGGCTGGAGCGACACCCGCATCAAGAAGATCCTCGGCGGCAACTTCCTGCGCACCGTCGCTTCGCTGCGTCCGGAGTAG
- a CDS encoding glycogen/starch synthase: MDILMVSAELSPFVDTGCGSVVAALAKGLKQLGHDVTVALPRLEGFEAGGLMLARRLSPLEWDGGQAVVFDCQLPSGVKVVLFDGAPSKGEKAVSRFEGEAPFGSDVDADLLAERCGLLVRSVQALCQERSKAGQGFDVVHLFDWPAAPAALNELGARVVLTITDATHQGSFPARAAESLGIPKERAGEARAGNRVNALKAGISGADVITTISDAYARDLSSDGHAGGLTRVLADRSDVFFGVQLGVDYAVFNPATDPSLAQRYDAEDPSGKQVCKTALLRQLEIPLSPERPLMAFAGDLTRAGGGDWLVAALPKLLANDVVLLVSDAGDDTLVTKLRSVSERYPDNLRILPSWENGANSQVEKRRLLAACDLWLISPRADRAATELMLAERYGAVPVVHAVGALGDTIVDADAELSTGTGFAFDEASPKAITAAVARAISGYQKQRWSALRRRVMRQDVSWDRPARRFQQLYRA; encoded by the coding sequence ATGGACATCCTGATGGTCTCCGCCGAGCTCTCGCCCTTCGTGGACACAGGCTGCGGCAGCGTCGTAGCCGCCCTTGCGAAGGGCCTGAAACAGTTGGGACACGACGTGACCGTCGCGCTGCCGAGGCTCGAGGGCTTCGAAGCCGGAGGTCTGATGCTCGCGCGGCGTCTCTCGCCCCTCGAGTGGGACGGTGGACAGGCGGTGGTGTTCGACTGTCAGCTCCCGAGCGGCGTAAAGGTCGTGCTCTTCGATGGCGCGCCGAGCAAAGGCGAGAAGGCCGTGTCCCGCTTCGAAGGCGAGGCGCCTTTCGGCAGCGATGTCGACGCGGATCTGCTGGCCGAGCGCTGTGGGCTCTTGGTGCGTTCGGTTCAGGCGCTTTGCCAGGAGCGCAGCAAGGCCGGGCAGGGCTTCGACGTGGTGCACCTCTTCGACTGGCCAGCGGCTCCCGCAGCCCTGAACGAGCTCGGGGCTCGCGTCGTGCTCACGATCACCGACGCCACGCATCAAGGCTCGTTCCCGGCTCGCGCCGCCGAATCCCTGGGGATCCCCAAGGAGCGTGCCGGGGAGGCGCGTGCCGGCAATCGCGTGAACGCCCTCAAGGCGGGGATCTCCGGCGCCGACGTGATCACCACCATCAGCGACGCCTACGCTCGCGACCTCTCGAGCGACGGCCACGCTGGCGGCCTCACTCGAGTGCTTGCGGATCGCAGCGATGTATTTTTCGGCGTGCAGCTCGGCGTCGACTACGCGGTGTTCAACCCGGCGACGGATCCGTCCCTTGCGCAGCGCTACGACGCCGAGGACCCGAGCGGCAAGCAAGTGTGTAAGACCGCGCTGCTCCGTCAGCTGGAGATCCCGCTATCACCCGAGCGTCCGTTGATGGCGTTTGCCGGCGATTTGACCCGGGCCGGCGGTGGCGACTGGCTGGTCGCGGCGCTGCCCAAGTTGCTCGCCAACGACGTGGTGCTCTTGGTGAGCGATGCCGGGGACGACACGCTGGTCACCAAGCTCAGGAGCGTGAGCGAGCGCTACCCGGACAATCTGCGCATCCTGCCCAGCTGGGAAAACGGCGCCAATTCCCAGGTGGAAAAGCGAAGGTTGCTGGCCGCCTGCGACCTCTGGCTCATCTCGCCGCGGGCCGACCGGGCTGCTACCGAGCTGATGTTGGCTGAGCGCTATGGCGCGGTACCGGTCGTGCACGCCGTTGGCGCGCTCGGGGACACCATCGTTGACGCGGACGCTGAGCTGTCCACTGGGACGGGGTTTGCGTTTGACGAAGCCAGCCCGAAGGCGATCACGGCGGCGGTTGCGCGAGCGATTAGTGGGTATCAGAAGCAGCGCTGGAGCGCTTTGAGGCGGCGGGTGATGCGGCAGGATGTGAGTTGGGACCGGCCGGCGAGGCGGTTTCAGCAGTTGTATCGGGCTTGA
- the argB gene encoding acetylglutamate kinase has protein sequence MDQLVEKAAILHEALPYIRRFHQRIFVVKYGGHAMVDEELKQSFARDVCLLRYVGIQVVVVHGGGPQINQTLGRMGIESTFSGGMRVTDDETMNVVEMVLGGAVNSDIVGLISEQGGRAVGLGGKDDSFLRAARRTAVEARNADGSSVKVDPGRVGQVEQVDPSLIRTLIAQGFIPVIAPIAVDSQGKSLNVNADEAAAAIAGALQSAKLVLMTDVEGVKDAEGKHISSLRAREAEALIDKGVIAGGMIPKVRFALQAVDSGVEKVHIIDGRRRHALLLEIFTDSGVGTEIQRIHDPA, from the coding sequence ATGGACCAGCTCGTCGAAAAAGCCGCCATTCTGCATGAGGCGCTGCCCTACATCCGGCGCTTCCACCAGCGCATCTTCGTCGTGAAGTACGGCGGCCACGCGATGGTGGACGAGGAGCTGAAGCAGAGCTTCGCGCGGGACGTGTGCCTGCTGCGCTACGTCGGCATCCAGGTGGTGGTGGTGCACGGCGGTGGACCGCAGATCAACCAGACCCTCGGCAGGATGGGCATCGAGTCCACGTTCTCCGGCGGCATGCGCGTGACCGATGACGAGACCATGAACGTGGTCGAGATGGTCCTCGGCGGCGCCGTCAACTCGGACATCGTGGGGCTGATCAGCGAGCAAGGCGGACGCGCCGTAGGTCTTGGCGGCAAAGACGACAGCTTCCTGCGCGCTGCACGGCGCACGGCGGTGGAAGCGCGCAACGCCGACGGCAGCTCGGTAAAGGTCGATCCCGGGCGCGTCGGGCAGGTCGAACAGGTCGATCCAAGCTTGATTCGCACGTTGATCGCTCAAGGCTTCATCCCAGTGATCGCGCCCATCGCGGTCGACTCACAGGGCAAGTCGCTGAACGTGAACGCGGACGAAGCCGCCGCAGCCATCGCCGGTGCCTTGCAGTCCGCCAAGCTGGTGTTGATGACCGACGTGGAAGGCGTGAAAGACGCCGAAGGCAAGCACATCAGCTCCCTCCGCGCGCGCGAAGCAGAGGCACTGATCGACAAGGGCGTGATCGCAGGGGGCATGATCCCCAAGGTGCGTTTCGCGCTGCAGGCCGTCGATTCCGGTGTGGAAAAGGTGCACATCATCGACGGCCGCCGTCGCCACGCGCTGCTGCTCGAAATCTTCACCGACTCGGGCGTCGGTACCGAGATCCAGCGCATCCACGATCCAGCCTAA
- a CDS encoding nucleoside 2-deoxyribosyltransferase domain-containing protein, whose protein sequence is MLELKPPTPFSEAPRPWFFLAGSIEMDRAERWQERLVAQLAKRDGSILNPRRDSWDASWRQDLSEPRFVEQVEWELAGQEQADRR, encoded by the coding sequence ATGTTGGAACTCAAGCCGCCGACACCATTCAGCGAGGCACCGCGGCCGTGGTTCTTTCTCGCGGGCAGCATCGAGATGGACCGCGCGGAAAGATGGCAGGAACGCCTCGTCGCACAGCTCGCGAAGCGCGACGGCAGCATCCTCAACCCACGCCGCGACAGCTGGGACGCTTCGTGGCGCCAGGACTTGAGCGAGCCGCGATTCGTGGAACAAGTGGAGTGGGAGCTCGCGGGGCAAGAGCAAGCGGACAGGCGCTGA
- the purH gene encoding bifunctional phosphoribosylaminoimidazolecarboxamide formyltransferase/IMP cyclohydrolase, whose translation MPVRNVLISVSDKTGILDLARALVEQGARLLSTGGTFKQLESAGIPVSTVESYTGSPEVMDGRVKTLHPKVHGGILAREGTDEADLQRISAEFIDMVVVNLYPFEATLKKPDAAFADLIENIDIGGPSMLRSAAKNHARVAVVCDPSDYAQIIGELKAEGALSQGTRQRLAAKAFAHTAAYDSAISGWLSKQDQEDGYPAFMTLPFEKAYGLRYGENPHQSGAFYRERTAEPGSLSRAESLGTGAKELSFNNLVDVDAALEAVRELEGPGAVVIKHASPCGAATGSDLKSAYYAAREADAMSAFGGIVALNRQVDLATAELLAETFLECIIAPSFAPDALERLRKKSALRLLATGEWLDHKHQAMTYKRIGGGIVVMDRDASGAGEVRAGKVVTKRAPSDSELAALEFAWSTCKHVKSNAIVLGKADVNGAGFATVGIGGGQTARVTAVQIACEKAGEAAKGSVMASDAFFPFPDGVEAGIAAGITAVVQPGGSKKDEDVIAAADKAGIAMVFTGVRHFRH comes from the coding sequence ATGCCTGTCCGCAACGTCCTCATCTCCGTATCCGACAAAACCGGGATCCTCGATCTCGCCCGCGCACTGGTCGAACAAGGCGCTCGCCTGCTCAGCACCGGTGGCACGTTCAAGCAGCTGGAATCAGCCGGCATCCCTGTCTCCACGGTCGAGAGCTACACCGGCTCTCCCGAGGTGATGGACGGCCGGGTGAAGACCCTCCACCCGAAGGTCCACGGCGGCATCCTCGCCCGGGAGGGGACCGACGAAGCTGACCTTCAGCGGATCTCCGCCGAGTTCATCGACATGGTGGTGGTGAACCTCTACCCCTTCGAGGCCACGCTCAAGAAGCCCGACGCCGCCTTCGCGGATCTAATCGAGAACATCGACATTGGCGGACCCAGCATGCTGCGCTCCGCCGCGAAGAACCACGCTCGCGTCGCCGTGGTCTGCGACCCGAGTGACTACGCGCAAATCATCGGCGAGCTCAAGGCCGAAGGGGCGCTCAGCCAAGGCACTCGCCAGCGCCTGGCTGCCAAGGCATTCGCGCACACCGCAGCCTACGACTCGGCCATCTCTGGCTGGCTCAGCAAGCAGGATCAAGAGGACGGCTACCCCGCCTTCATGACGCTGCCATTCGAAAAAGCCTACGGCCTGCGCTACGGCGAGAACCCGCATCAAAGCGGCGCCTTCTACCGTGAGCGCACCGCAGAGCCCGGCAGTCTTTCCCGCGCGGAATCGCTCGGCACCGGCGCCAAGGAGCTCAGCTTCAACAACCTGGTCGACGTGGATGCCGCGCTCGAGGCGGTGCGCGAGCTCGAAGGCCCTGGCGCGGTCGTGATCAAGCACGCTAGCCCGTGCGGCGCCGCCACCGGCAGCGACCTCAAGAGCGCGTACTACGCCGCGCGCGAAGCCGACGCGATGAGCGCGTTCGGCGGCATCGTCGCACTGAATCGTCAGGTGGATCTGGCGACGGCGGAGCTCCTCGCGGAAACGTTCCTCGAGTGCATCATCGCGCCGAGCTTCGCGCCCGACGCCCTCGAGCGCCTGCGCAAGAAGAGCGCGCTGCGCCTCCTGGCAACCGGCGAGTGGCTCGACCACAAGCACCAGGCGATGACCTACAAGCGCATCGGCGGCGGCATCGTGGTGATGGATCGCGACGCCAGCGGCGCTGGCGAAGTGCGCGCCGGCAAGGTCGTGACCAAGCGCGCCCCGAGCGACTCCGAGCTCGCTGCGCTGGAGTTCGCCTGGAGCACCTGCAAGCACGTGAAGAGCAACGCCATCGTGCTCGGCAAAGCCGACGTGAACGGCGCCGGGTTCGCAACCGTCGGTATCGGCGGCGGTCAGACCGCGCGCGTCACCGCGGTGCAAATCGCCTGCGAAAAAGCGGGCGAGGCCGCGAAGGGTTCCGTCATGGCGTCCGACGCCTTCTTCCCCTTCCCTGACGGCGTCGAGGCGGGCATCGCGGCCGGCATCACCGCCGTGGTCCAGCCAGGCGGCAGCAAGAAGGACGAAGACGTGATCGCCGCGGCAGACAAGGCGGGCATCGCGATGGTGTTCACCGGCGTGCGCCACTTCCGTCACTGA
- a CDS encoding M1 family metallopeptidase, translating into MQHHTAPDRARQRTTRKAWWLELALGVASLCLAASLFQTAGERLSVTGEAPPSPPGQADPPLPVEPSRTPHPDAPPREIGPRFDSDSALPEHAQEVASYWLKAKLDSDTHRISGSGRIKWTNTSDVAVRQLWFHLYLNAFKNADTVFLRSPFGAGRSGDKGEKWGYIDLKQLKAVELGGVDLLKNAAKHSPDDPKDETDIRVDLPNEIAAGATLTLEVEWESQLPQIVERTGYLSDYHFVAQWFPKLAVLERDGTWRHFTFQAQSEFYADYGNYDVTLDVPERFVVGASGETIEHRVEGGRLIQRQRVADVHDFAWTAWPGFQQHAETIDGVAVKVLYPPAHERNLADTLDALRFALPHFGKHYGRYPYKTLTVVHPPAYAANSGGMEYPTLITTGGNWYNGYWNRGVPGVTIHELGHQWFYGLVGTDEHNWPFLDEGLNSYAELVAMEERYGQSALVSLPSLSINRSSVMRAAAASYGEDDIVGRPAAAFPNFRAMGALVYARTATIMDTLSRVYGRANVERALGRYTRYYRFKHPGPRHFIAAMREVLGDEASQNLERALFERGRVDYVIRSVDSRKTQKPAGVFDDGGRHTVSTEDPPEHDYTGRALVYRHGDLKFPVQVLLVAEDGTRSVHDWDGRSAWVEIQYHGSSPLAYAVVDPEGRVALDENPLNNAASNASAPASRSRERLTYAAQLALGLGAP; encoded by the coding sequence ATGCAGCACCACACAGCGCCAGATCGAGCGCGGCAAAGGACCACGCGGAAAGCCTGGTGGCTCGAGCTCGCGCTCGGTGTCGCCAGCCTCTGCCTCGCCGCCAGCCTCTTCCAGACCGCCGGAGAGCGGCTCTCGGTTACGGGCGAAGCCCCCCCCTCCCCGCCGGGTCAGGCCGATCCGCCGCTCCCCGTGGAGCCGAGTCGCACGCCGCACCCCGATGCGCCTCCGCGGGAGATCGGACCTCGCTTCGACAGCGACAGCGCGCTCCCGGAGCACGCGCAAGAAGTAGCGAGCTACTGGCTGAAGGCCAAGCTCGATTCAGACACCCACCGCATCAGCGGAAGCGGGCGCATCAAGTGGACCAACACCTCAGACGTTGCCGTGCGGCAACTTTGGTTCCACTTGTATCTGAATGCGTTCAAGAACGCGGACACGGTGTTCCTGCGCTCCCCGTTCGGCGCCGGGCGCAGCGGCGACAAGGGCGAAAAGTGGGGCTACATCGACCTCAAGCAGCTCAAAGCAGTGGAGCTCGGCGGCGTGGATTTGCTGAAGAACGCCGCCAAGCACTCCCCAGATGACCCCAAGGACGAAACCGACATCCGCGTCGACTTGCCCAATGAAATCGCCGCGGGCGCCACGCTGACCCTGGAGGTCGAGTGGGAGTCCCAGCTCCCCCAGATCGTCGAACGCACGGGGTACTTGTCCGACTACCATTTCGTGGCTCAGTGGTTTCCAAAGCTCGCGGTGCTCGAGCGCGACGGGACCTGGCGGCACTTCACCTTTCAGGCCCAGAGCGAGTTCTACGCAGACTACGGCAACTACGACGTCACCCTCGACGTACCGGAGCGCTTCGTCGTCGGCGCCAGCGGCGAGACCATCGAGCATCGAGTCGAGGGCGGGCGGCTGATCCAACGTCAGCGCGTGGCTGATGTGCACGACTTCGCCTGGACCGCCTGGCCGGGATTCCAGCAGCACGCTGAGACGATCGACGGTGTGGCCGTCAAGGTGCTCTACCCGCCAGCGCATGAGCGAAACCTCGCGGATACGCTCGACGCGCTGCGCTTCGCCCTGCCCCACTTTGGCAAGCACTATGGGCGCTACCCCTACAAGACGCTCACCGTCGTGCACCCTCCCGCATACGCCGCGAACTCTGGGGGCATGGAGTACCCCACGCTGATCACGACCGGCGGCAACTGGTACAACGGCTACTGGAACCGGGGTGTCCCCGGCGTGACGATCCATGAGCTAGGCCATCAGTGGTTCTACGGCCTCGTGGGGACGGACGAGCACAACTGGCCCTTCTTGGACGAGGGGCTCAACAGCTACGCCGAGCTCGTCGCGATGGAGGAGCGCTACGGCCAGTCTGCCTTGGTGTCGCTGCCCAGCCTGAGCATCAACCGCAGCTCGGTGATGCGCGCGGCGGCCGCGAGCTACGGCGAGGACGACATCGTCGGTCGCCCGGCAGCCGCGTTCCCGAACTTTCGCGCCATGGGCGCGCTGGTGTATGCGCGCACGGCGACGATCATGGACACGCTCTCCCGAGTCTACGGGCGCGCGAACGTCGAACGCGCTCTCGGGCGCTACACGCGGTACTACCGCTTCAAGCACCCCGGACCACGGCACTTCATCGCCGCGATGCGCGAGGTGCTCGGCGACGAGGCGTCCCAAAACCTCGAGCGCGCGTTGTTCGAGCGCGGCCGGGTGGACTACGTGATCCGCAGCGTCGACTCGCGCAAGACCCAGAAACCCGCCGGCGTCTTCGACGACGGAGGACGCCACACCGTTTCCACGGAGGACCCTCCAGAGCACGACTACACCGGTCGCGCGCTAGTGTATCGCCACGGGGACCTCAAGTTCCCAGTTCAGGTGCTGCTAGTCGCTGAAGACGGCACACGCAGCGTGCACGATTGGGACGGGCGCAGCGCGTGGGTGGAGATTCAGTATCACGGGTCGAGTCCCCTCGCTTACGCGGTGGTGGACCCCGAGGGTCGCGTCGCCCTCGATGAGAACCCCTTGAACAATGCGGCGAGCAACGCCTCCGCACCCGCGAGCCGCAGCCGAGAGCGACTCACCTATGCAGCGCAGCTCGCGCTGGGTTTGGGGGCGCCATGA
- a CDS encoding winged helix-turn-helix transcriptional regulator — MHAFDVLGDPVRRRILEILAQGEHASGQVVEIISEEFGITQSAVSQQLKVLRENGFASVRAEGTRRLYSVDGRALAEADAWLSQFRQFWGPALDALATEIARGKRTKR; from the coding sequence ATGCATGCGTTCGATGTCCTCGGAGATCCAGTCAGGCGCAGGATCTTGGAGATCTTGGCTCAGGGCGAACACGCCTCGGGACAAGTCGTGGAGATCATCTCCGAGGAGTTCGGCATCACTCAGTCTGCCGTCTCCCAGCAGCTGAAGGTGCTGCGTGAGAACGGCTTCGCTTCGGTGCGCGCCGAAGGCACGCGACGCCTGTACTCCGTCGACGGCCGCGCGCTGGCCGAGGCCGACGCGTGGCTAAGCCAATTTCGGCAGTTCTGGGGACCCGCGCTGGACGCACTGGCCACGGAAATTGCGCGCGGAAAGCGCACCAAGCGTTGA